The following nucleotide sequence is from Microbacterium imperiale.
ATCCGCCTTGTGGACGTCCATAAGGACTTCCGACTGCGCCACACGCACTCGATCAAGGAGACGTTCCTCGCCGCCGTGCGGCGCAAACCCCTCACCACGGACTTCCACGCGCTCGACGGCGTGAGCTTCGACATCGCGCCCGGCGACGCGGTGGCGCTTCTCGGCTTCAACGGTTCGGGCAAGTCCACAGTTCTGAAGATGATCTCCGGCGTGCTGCGTCCTGACTCCGGCGAGGTCCTGACCCGTGGCCGCATAGCCGGGCTCATCGAGGTGGGCGCGGGTTTCCACCCCGACCTCTCCGGCCGCGAGAACATCTTCCTGAACGCTGCGATCCTCGGGATGAGCCGGCGCGAGACCGAGGAGCGCTACGACGACATCGTCGCGTTCAGTGAGATCGAGCGGTTCATCGACACCGAGGTCAAGCACTACTCGTCCGGCATGTTCCTTCGGCTCGCCTTCTCGGTCGCGATCCACACCGAGGTCGACATCCTTCTCATCGACGAGATCCTCTCGGTGGGCGACGAGCCGTTCCAGCAGAAATGCCTGCAGCGGATCCGCGAGCTCCACGCCGCGGGAAAGACGCTGGTCGTCGTTTCTCACGACCTGGACATGGTTTCGCAACTGTGCGAACGCGGAATCCTGCTGCGCGACGGCAAGGTGGCATTCGACGGTCGAAGCGATCTCGCAGTCGAGCGCATGAGGGCCTGACATGGATCCGACGGCGGGCGAGGAGGGGCGAGGCGCGGCTGAGCCCCTTCTCTCCCGACGTTCGCTGATCCTGGGCTCGGTCGCCGCCGGGGCGATCGTCGTCGGCTCCGCGTCGAGCGCTCGAGCCTTCACCTATCAGCTGCGATCGCAGGCCGAACACGATGCCCTCCCCATCACCTGGGGGTACCCGTTCGACAGCCCGGCCGACCGCAGGCTCGGCGTCGACGGCTATCCCGGCCCCACCTACAGCGGGCATATCGGCGTCGACTTCTTCACCGTGCCCCGGGTGGGCACGCGCGTGCTGGCCGTCGCGAACGGCACCGTGAGCCAGATCGGCGACGACGGCGAGGTCGGACGTGGCGTGTTCGTCGTTGTTCAGCACGCCGCGGGCGTGAGATCCGAGTACCTGCATCTCGAGCGCGGGAGCATTGCGGTGAGGGTGGGGCAGCCCATCAGCAGATGGACGCCGCTCGGCCGCACGGGCTGGACGGGCGACGTGCGACCGAAGGAACCGCTGAGCGGGCACCTGCATCTGGCGATATTCTCCGGGCCGCATCGGACCGGGGTTGTCTGGAACCCGGTGTGGCTCGTCGCAGACGCCCCGACGCCCGGCGGGACGATCCCGGAACCGACACCGACAAACTACGAGGATGACATGGCCTATCCCTTCCGCGTCGACAACAAGCACCTCTTCCTCGTGTCCCCGGGGTTCATCAAGCACTTCTCGGACTCGGGGCCGGCTGACCTCACCCGCAACATCGTGGCGTCGAACGACGAGTGGATCTCTCTCGGGTCGGCCGATTTCCTGAAGCAGCTGGACTCCTTCGGCGTCCCGCGGAACATGGTGGATCTCACCGTCGGACGCGTGTTCGACGTATCCGCGGGTCAGATGGTCGTCGGTGGCATGTGGTCGTGGGCGCGCGAAGCGCAGCAGAACACGCGAGCGATCCTGGCGGCGCTGAACAACCGACCCTAGGTCCTACCGGCGCGTCACAGCTCGGCGTGCAGCGCCCAGACCCGCTCCGCGTGATCGCGCCACGAGAAGGCCCGTCCGCGATCACCGGCCCGCACCGCCCATCGGTGCAGCTCGTCGGGGGTGGCCAGCACCTCGCCGGCGGCGTCGCGCAGCTCGGCGAACGGAGCGATGCGCGCCCCGTCGAGC
It contains:
- a CDS encoding M23 family metallopeptidase, translated to MDPTAGEEGRGAAEPLLSRRSLILGSVAAGAIVVGSASSARAFTYQLRSQAEHDALPITWGYPFDSPADRRLGVDGYPGPTYSGHIGVDFFTVPRVGTRVLAVANGTVSQIGDDGEVGRGVFVVVQHAAGVRSEYLHLERGSIAVRVGQPISRWTPLGRTGWTGDVRPKEPLSGHLHLAIFSGPHRTGVVWNPVWLVADAPTPGGTIPEPTPTNYEDDMAYPFRVDNKHLFLVSPGFIKHFSDSGPADLTRNIVASNDEWISLGSADFLKQLDSFGVPRNMVDLTVGRVFDVSAGQMVVGGMWSWAREAQQNTRAILAALNNRP
- a CDS encoding ABC transporter ATP-binding protein, yielding MPRTSEAVAPRIRLVDVHKDFRLRHTHSIKETFLAAVRRKPLTTDFHALDGVSFDIAPGDAVALLGFNGSGKSTVLKMISGVLRPDSGEVLTRGRIAGLIEVGAGFHPDLSGRENIFLNAAILGMSRRETEERYDDIVAFSEIERFIDTEVKHYSSGMFLRLAFSVAIHTEVDILLIDEILSVGDEPFQQKCLQRIRELHAAGKTLVVVSHDLDMVSQLCERGILLRDGKVAFDGRSDLAVERMRA